The Equus asinus isolate D_3611 breed Donkey chromosome 15, EquAss-T2T_v2, whole genome shotgun sequence genome includes a window with the following:
- the EPB41L1 gene encoding band 4.1-like protein 1 isoform X29, with product MTTETGPDSEVKKAQEEAPQQPEAAADATTPVTPAGHGHPEANSNEKHLPQQDTRPAEQSLDMEEKDYGEADGLSERTTPSKAQKSPQKIAKKYKSAICRVTLLDASEYECEVEKHGRGQVLFDLVCEHLNLLEKDYFGLTFCDADSQKNWLDPSKEIKKQIRSSPWNFAFTVKFYPPDPAQLTEDITRYYLCLQLRADIITGRLPCSFVTHALLGSYAVQAELGDYDAEEHVGNYVSELRFAPNQTRELEERIMELHKTYRGMTPGEAEIHFLENAKKLSMYGVDLHHAKDSEGIDIMLGVCANGLLIYRDRLRINRFAWPKILKISYKRSNFYIKIRPGEYEQFESTIGFKLPNHRSAKRLWKVCIEHHTFFRLVSPEPPPKGFLVMGSKFRYSGRTQAQTRQASALIDRPAPFFERSSSKRYTMSRSLDGAEFSRPASVSENHDAGPDSDKREEDGESGGRRSEAEEGELRTPTKIKELKFLDKPEDVLLKHQASINELKRTLKEPNSKLIHRDRDWERERRLPSSPASPSPKGTPEKANEPVKTETMTVSSLAIRKKIEPEAVLQTRVSTVDTSQVDGTAPGGKEFMPTTPSITTETISTTMENSVKSGKGAAAMIPGPQTVATEIRSLSPIIGKDVLTSTYSATAETLSTSTTTHVTKTVKGGFSETRIEKRIIITGDEDVDQDQALALAIKEAKLQHPDMLVTKAVVYRETDPSPEERDKKPQES from the exons AGCCTAGACATGGAGGAGAAGGACTACGGTGAGGCCGACGGCCTGTCAGAGAGGACCACGCCCAGCAAGGCCCAGAAATCGCCCCAGAAGATTGCCAAGAAATACAAGAGTGCCATCTGCCGAGTCACTCTGCTCGATGCCTCTGAGTATGAGTGTGAGGTGGAG aAACATGGCCGGGGCCAGGTGCTATTTGACCTGGTCTGTGAGCACCTCAACCTCCTGGAGAAGGACTACTTTGGCCTGACCTTCTGTGATGCTGACAGCCAGAAG AACTGGCTGGACCCCTCCAAGGAAATCAAGAAGCAGATTCGGA GCAGCCCCTGGAATTTTGCCTTCACAGTCAAGTTCTACCCCCCTGACCCTGCTCAGCTGACCGAAGACATCACAAG ATACTACCTGTGCCTGCAGCTGCGGGCGGACATCATCACGGGCCGGCTGCCCTGCTCCTTCGTCACGCATGCCCTGCTGGGCTCCTACGCTGTGCAGGCTGAGCTGGGTGACTATGATGCTGAGGAGCATGTGGGCAACTATGTCAGCGAGCTCCGCTTCGCCCCTAACCAGACCcgggagctggaggagaggatCATGGAGCTGCACAAGACGTATAG GGGCATGACCCCAGGAGAAGCAGAAATCCACTTCCTAGAGAATGCGAAGAAGCTTTCCATGTATGGAGTAGACCTGCACCATGCCAAG GACTCTGAGGGCATCGACATCATGTTAGGAGTCTGTGCCAATGGCCTGCTTATCTACCGGGACCGGCTGAGAATCAACCGCTTCGCCTGGCCCAAGATTCTCAAGATCTCCTACAAGAGGAGTAACTTTTATATCAAGATCCGGCCTGGGGAG TATGAGCAGTTTGAGAGCACAATTGGCTTTAAACTCCCAAACCACCGGTCAGCCAAGAGACTGTGGAAGGTGTGCATCGAGCACCACACGTTCTTCCG GCTGGTGTCCCCTGAGCCCCCACCCAAGGGCTTCCTGGTGATGGGCTCCAAGTTCCGGTATAGTGGGAGGACCCAGGCACAGACCCGCCAGGCCAGCGCCCTCATCGATCGACCTGCACCCTTCTTTGAGCGTTCCTCCAGCAAACGGTACACCATGTCCCGCAGCCTTGATGGAG CAGAGTTCTCCCGTCCAGCCTCAGTCAGTGAGAACCATGACGCAGGACCTGACAGTGACAAGCGGGAAGAGGATGGCGAGTCTGGGGGGCGGCGGTCAGAGGCCGAGGAGGGAGAGCTGAGGACCCCCACCAAGATCAAGGAGCTAAAG TTCTTAGACAAGCCAGAGGATGTCTTGCTGAAGCACCAGGCCAGCATCAACGAGCTCAAGAGGACCCTGAAGGAACCCAACAGCAAACTGATCCACCGGGATCGAGACTGGGAGCGGGAGCGCAGGCTGCCCTCCTCacccgcctccccctcccccaagggCACCCCTGAGAAAGCCAATGAG CCTGTGAAAACGGAAACCATGACTGTCAGCAGCCTGGCCATCAGGAAGAAGATCGAGCCGGAGGCTGTACTGCAGACCAGAGTCAGCACTGTGGACACCAGCCAG GTTGATGGCACTGCCCCAGGGGGGAAGGAGTTCATGCCAACCACTCCCTCCATCACCACGGAGACCATATCAACCACCATG GAGAACAGTGTCAAGTCCGGGAAGGGGGCAGCTGCCATGATCCCAGGCCCACAGACGGTGGCCACGGAAATCCGTTCTCTTTCTCCG ATCATCGGGAAAGATGTCCTCACCAGCACCTACAGCGCCACCGCGGAAAccctctccacctccaccaccacccatGTTACCAAA ACTGTGAAAGGAGGGTTTTCTGAGACAAGGATTGAGAAGCGAATCATCATTACTGGGGACGAAGATGTTGATCAAGACCAG GCCCTggctttggccatcaaggaggccaAACTGCAGCATCCTGACATGCTGGTAACCAAAGCTGTCGTATACAGAGAAACAGACCCATCCCCAGAGGAGAGGGACAAGAAGCCACAG
- the EPB41L1 gene encoding band 4.1-like protein 1 isoform X8, whose protein sequence is MTTETGPDSEVKKAQEEAPQQPEAAADATTPVTPAGHGHPEANSNEKHLPQQDTRPAEQSLDMEEKDYGEADGLSERTTPSKAQKSPQKIAKKYKSAICRVTLLDASEYECEVEKHGRGQVLFDLVCEHLNLLEKDYFGLTFCDADSQKNWLDPSKEIKKQIRSSPWNFAFTVKFYPPDPAQLTEDITRYYLCLQLRADIITGRLPCSFVTHALLGSYAVQAELGDYDAEEHVGNYVSELRFAPNQTRELEERIMELHKTYRGMTPGEAEIHFLENAKKLSMYGVDLHHAKDSEGIDIMLGVCANGLLIYRDRLRINRFAWPKILKISYKRSNFYIKIRPGEYEQFESTIGFKLPNHRSAKRLWKVCIEHHTFFRLVSPEPPPKGFLVMGSKFRYSGRTQAQTRQASALIDRPAPFFERSSSKRYTMSRSLDGAEFSRPASVSENHDAGPDSDKREEDGESGGRRSEAEEGELRTPTKIKELKPEQETTPRHKQEFLDKPEDVLLKHQASINELKRTLKEPNSKLIHRDRDWERERRLPSSPASPSPKGTPEKANESQRTQDISQQDLAPEPGTATGLEVFTQKSLAASPEGSEHWVFIEREYTRPEELSLLKMTTTQQEEREAGLTDILADGRLSKVDVLVDKFKVEVATEVMVGTGRANTQQQGRMIASPEDFESVWEEGLWARDGPGGASLAVGYTLAEKLLEGSRFQVGTGETTIRMRHVSGGQQEGQTELRKELGEFQAGGRPSTPGTRPAEMDGLSLASDRGGLQSFLLDPADVEARADSSDETDTSFAERSFYLSYGEKDSEDQALPPPLEESEEHMDASPGDKTRPERSEKLAESSELNSSGPWGSAAVSCRNTGEEDEVHSPSSEEGAGPPRKHGRLDDLEAFVEQLSKETSPGQTFAEAWEEARWGVEGQFTHSASTVASEEEAPKSGDLMEKAEKSPPVGWKNHSPHRGGHVNPDLLACALPWAISPDNVRKPAKPDRGNVLPKDRGLVHTQTGELAMEDSRASAFLQMEVITHLPASPGPFQAQAAPEEVSPSPAPHKSGDPSQLMDPFGEKSLVFLKQAHPPKESPEPKDQVGLFVTPDRGECRAPPIASRKPRVVPEEAEGAIPLGLVFPSGKQKEMTSFQAGGQEGSLEDISKTSVANKIHIFETHGVRPTRRVSQGETRALPNELSSEASTGQVEQQRNKLLDLGFIQLQPLGDFAGPKATHSSVIQPATRHFRQGIPAVSPQEGGMELQLVSPDSGCETTLEEVTGGTGHNKSGDAVREEKRVTSLAANPSGKGGRLRFTSPSGPQRAGLREGSEEKVKPPRPKAPESDTGDEDQDQERDAVFLKDNHLAIERKCSSITVSSTSSLEAEVDFTVIGDYHGSAFEDFSRSLPELDRDKSDSEPEGLVFSRDLNKGGPGQDDESGGIEDSPDRGACSTLDMPQFEPVKTETMTVSSLAIRKKIEPEAVLQTRVSTVDTSQVDGTAPGGKEFMPTTPSITTETISTTMENSVKSGKGAAAMIPGPQTVATEIRSLSPIIGKDVLTSTYSATAETLSTSTTTHVTKTVKGGFSETRIEKRIIITGDEDVDQDQALALAIKEAKLQHPDMLVTKAVVYRETDPSPEERDKKPQPCRTTRASQTAMIVEVP, encoded by the exons AGCCTAGACATGGAGGAGAAGGACTACGGTGAGGCCGACGGCCTGTCAGAGAGGACCACGCCCAGCAAGGCCCAGAAATCGCCCCAGAAGATTGCCAAGAAATACAAGAGTGCCATCTGCCGAGTCACTCTGCTCGATGCCTCTGAGTATGAGTGTGAGGTGGAG aAACATGGCCGGGGCCAGGTGCTATTTGACCTGGTCTGTGAGCACCTCAACCTCCTGGAGAAGGACTACTTTGGCCTGACCTTCTGTGATGCTGACAGCCAGAAG AACTGGCTGGACCCCTCCAAGGAAATCAAGAAGCAGATTCGGA GCAGCCCCTGGAATTTTGCCTTCACAGTCAAGTTCTACCCCCCTGACCCTGCTCAGCTGACCGAAGACATCACAAG ATACTACCTGTGCCTGCAGCTGCGGGCGGACATCATCACGGGCCGGCTGCCCTGCTCCTTCGTCACGCATGCCCTGCTGGGCTCCTACGCTGTGCAGGCTGAGCTGGGTGACTATGATGCTGAGGAGCATGTGGGCAACTATGTCAGCGAGCTCCGCTTCGCCCCTAACCAGACCcgggagctggaggagaggatCATGGAGCTGCACAAGACGTATAG GGGCATGACCCCAGGAGAAGCAGAAATCCACTTCCTAGAGAATGCGAAGAAGCTTTCCATGTATGGAGTAGACCTGCACCATGCCAAG GACTCTGAGGGCATCGACATCATGTTAGGAGTCTGTGCCAATGGCCTGCTTATCTACCGGGACCGGCTGAGAATCAACCGCTTCGCCTGGCCCAAGATTCTCAAGATCTCCTACAAGAGGAGTAACTTTTATATCAAGATCCGGCCTGGGGAG TATGAGCAGTTTGAGAGCACAATTGGCTTTAAACTCCCAAACCACCGGTCAGCCAAGAGACTGTGGAAGGTGTGCATCGAGCACCACACGTTCTTCCG GCTGGTGTCCCCTGAGCCCCCACCCAAGGGCTTCCTGGTGATGGGCTCCAAGTTCCGGTATAGTGGGAGGACCCAGGCACAGACCCGCCAGGCCAGCGCCCTCATCGATCGACCTGCACCCTTCTTTGAGCGTTCCTCCAGCAAACGGTACACCATGTCCCGCAGCCTTGATGGAG CAGAGTTCTCCCGTCCAGCCTCAGTCAGTGAGAACCATGACGCAGGACCTGACAGTGACAAGCGGGAAGAGGATGGCGAGTCTGGGGGGCGGCGGTCAGAGGCCGAGGAGGGAGAGCTGAGGACCCCCACCAAGATCAAGGAGCTAAAG CCGGAGCAGGAAACCACGCCGAGACACAAACAGGAG TTCTTAGACAAGCCAGAGGATGTCTTGCTGAAGCACCAGGCCAGCATCAACGAGCTCAAGAGGACCCTGAAGGAACCCAACAGCAAACTGATCCACCGGGATCGAGACTGGGAGCGGGAGCGCAGGCTGCCCTCCTCacccgcctccccctcccccaagggCACCCCTGAGAAAGCCAATGAG TCCCAGAGGACCCAGGACATCTCTCAGCAGGACTTGGCACCTGAGCCTGGGACGGCCACAGGCTTGGAAGTGTTCACTCAGAAAAGCCTCGCAGCGTCTCCTGAG GGTTCAGAGCATTGGGTATTTATAGAAAGAGAGTACACTAGGCCAGAAGAACTCAGTCTCCTAAAAATGACTACCACGCAgcaggaagaaagggaggcaggCCTCACAGATATCCTTGCTGATGGCAGACTCTCCAAGGTAGACGTCCTGGTGGACAAGTTCAAAGTTGAAGTGGCCACAGAAGTAATGGTGGGAACTGGAAGAGCAAACACCCAGCAACAAGGAAGAATGATTGCAAGCCCTGAAGACTTTGAGTCTGTGTGGGAGGAAGGCCTGTGGGCCAGGGATGGCCCAGGAGGGGCTTCTCTGGCTGTAGGCTATACCCTGGCAGAAAAGCTCCTTGAGGGCTCCCGGTTCCAAGTGGGCACTGGAGAGACAACCATCAGGATGCGCCATGTCTCCGGTGGTCAGCAAGAGGGCCAGACGGAGctgaggaaggagctgggggaGTTCCAGGCTGGTGGAAGACCCAGTACACCGGGGACCAGGCCAGCAGAGATGGATGGCCTCTCTCTAGCCTCTGACAGGGGAGGACTCCAGTCATTTCTGCTGGACCCAGCTGACGTGGAAGCCAGAGCTGACTCCAGTGATGAAACTGATACTTCCTTTGCAGAGAGGAGCTTCTATTTAAGCTATGGAGAGAAAGATTCTGAAGACcaagccctccctccacccctggaGGAGAGTGAAGAGCACATGGATGCCTCTCCTGGAGATAAGACCAGGCCGGAGCGCTCTGAGAAGCTCGCAGAGAGCTCTGAGCTAAACTCCTCAGGCCCGTGGGGCTCTGCTGCAGTTTCCTGCAGgaacactggtgaagaggatgaaGTCCACTCACCTTCCTCAGAGGAAGGGGCAGGACCTCCCAGGAAACACGGAAGACTGGATGACCTGGAGGCCTTTGTTGAGCAGCTCAGTAAGGAAACTTCTCCAGGGCAGACGTTTGCTGAGGCCTGGGAAGAAGCCAGGTGGGGGGTAGAAGGACAGTTTACTCACTCAGCATCCACCGTGGCCTCAGAGGAAGAGGCCCCCAAGAGTGGAGATTTGATGGAAAAGGCTGAAAAAAGCCCCCCAGTGGGATGGAAGAATCACTCCCCTCACAGAGGAGGGCACGTGAACCCAGACCTCCTGGCCTGCGCCCTTCCATGGGCCATCTCTCCTGACAATGTCAGGAAGCCAGCTAAACCAGACAGAGGCAACGTCCTGCCCAAAGACAGGGGACTGGTTCACACCCAAACAGGAGAACTTGCAATGGAGGACAGCAGAGCCTCAGCATTTCTTCAGATGGAGGTGATcacccacctccctgcctccccaggtCCCTTTCAAGCTCAGGCAGCTCCAGAGGAAGTTTCTCCAAGCCCAGCCCCTCATAAGTCAGGGGATCCTTCGCAGCTCATGGATCCTTTTGGAGAAAAGTCGCTTGTGTTTCTCAAACAGGCCCATCCTCCCAAAGAAAGCCCGGAGCCCAAGGACCAAGTAGGGCTGTTTGTGACCCCGGACAGAGGGGAGTGCCGAGCGCCTCCCATTGCCAGCAGAAAGCCCAGAGTTGTCCCTGAAGAAGCTGAGGGGGCCATACCCCTGGGATTGGTGTTCCCTTCAGGGAAGCAAAAGGAGATGACCTCTTTCCAGGCGGGGGGCCAAGAGGGCTCCCTAGAAGATATTAGCAAGACCTCAGTGGCCAACAAAATTCACATCTTTGAGACCCATGGAGTGAGACCCACTCGCCGAGTGAGCCAAGGTGAAACAAGGGCTCTTCCAAACGAGTTGTCTTCAGAGGCTTCCACGGGTCAGGTGGAGCAGCAGCGGAACAAGCTCTTAGACCTGGGCTTTATCCAACTCCAGCCCCTGGGGGACTTTGCCGGCCCCAAAGCCACACATTCCTCGGTGATACAGCCAGCGACCAGACACTTCAGGCAGGGCATTCCTGCCGTATCTCCCCAGGAAGGAGGCATGGAACTCCAGCTCGTGTCCCCCGATTCAGGCTGTGAAACTACGCTGGAAGAAGTTACTGGGGGAACTGGCCAC AACAAATCCGGAGATGCAGTCAGGGAAGAGAAGCGAGTCACCAGCTTAGCAGCGAACCCCTCTGGAAAGGGAGGGCGCCTGAGATTCACCAGCCCCTCGGGCCCTCAG agagcagggctgagggagggctcAGAGGAGAAAGTCAAACCACCACGTCCCAAGGCCCCAGAGAGTGACACAGGAGATGAGGACCAAGACCAGGAGAGGGACGCAGTGTTCCTGAAGGACAACCACCTGGCCATTGAGCGCAAGTGCTCCAGCATCACAGTCAGCTCCACGTCCAGCCTGGAGGCTGAGGTCGACTTCACAGTCATTGGTGACTACCATGGCAGCGCCTTCGAAGACTTCTCCCGCAGCCTGCCTGAGCTCGACCGAGACAAAAGCGACTCGGAACCCGAGGGCCTGGTGTTCTCCCGGGATCTCAACAAGGGGGGCCCTGGTCAGGATGACGAGTCAGGGGGCATCGAGGACAGCCCGGATCGAGGGGCCTGCTCTACCCTGGATATGCCCCAGTTTGAG CCTGTGAAAACGGAAACCATGACTGTCAGCAGCCTGGCCATCAGGAAGAAGATCGAGCCGGAGGCTGTACTGCAGACCAGAGTCAGCACTGTGGACACCAGCCAG GTTGATGGCACTGCCCCAGGGGGGAAGGAGTTCATGCCAACCACTCCCTCCATCACCACGGAGACCATATCAACCACCATG GAGAACAGTGTCAAGTCCGGGAAGGGGGCAGCTGCCATGATCCCAGGCCCACAGACGGTGGCCACGGAAATCCGTTCTCTTTCTCCG ATCATCGGGAAAGATGTCCTCACCAGCACCTACAGCGCCACCGCGGAAAccctctccacctccaccaccacccatGTTACCAAA ACTGTGAAAGGAGGGTTTTCTGAGACAAGGATTGAGAAGCGAATCATCATTACTGGGGACGAAGATGTTGATCAAGACCAG GCCCTggctttggccatcaaggaggccaAACTGCAGCATCCTGACATGCTGGTAACCAAAGCTGTCGTATACAGAGAAACAGACCCATCCCCAGAGGAGAGGGACAAGAAGCCACAG
- the EPB41L1 gene encoding band 4.1-like protein 1 isoform X15 — protein MTTETGPDSEVKKAQEEAPQQPEAAADATTPVTPAGHGHPEANSNEKHLPQQDTRPAEQSLDMEEKDYGEADGLSERTTPSKAQKSPQKIAKKYKSAICRVTLLDASEYECEVEKHGRGQVLFDLVCEHLNLLEKDYFGLTFCDADSQKNWLDPSKEIKKQIRSSPWNFAFTVKFYPPDPAQLTEDITRYYLCLQLRADIITGRLPCSFVTHALLGSYAVQAELGDYDAEEHVGNYVSELRFAPNQTRELEERIMELHKTYRGMTPGEAEIHFLENAKKLSMYGVDLHHAKDSEGIDIMLGVCANGLLIYRDRLRINRFAWPKILKISYKRSNFYIKIRPGEYEQFESTIGFKLPNHRSAKRLWKVCIEHHTFFRLVSPEPPPKGFLVMGSKFRYSGRTQAQTRQASALIDRPAPFFERSSSKRYTMSRSLDGAEFSRPASVSENHDAGPDSDKREEDGESGGRRSEAEEGELRTPTKIKELKPEQETTPRHKQEFLDKPEDVLLKHQASINELKRTLKEPNSKLIHRDRDWERERRLPSSPASPSPKGTPEKANERAGLREGSEEKVKPPRPKAPESDTGDEDQDQERDAVFLKDNHLAIERKCSSITVSSTSSLEAEVDFTVIGDYHGSAFEDFSRSLPELDRDKSDSEPEGLVFSRDLNKGGPGQDDESGGIEDSPDRGACSTLDMPQFEPVKTETMTVSSLAIRKKIEPEAVLQTRVSTVDTSQVDGTAPGGKEFMPTTPSITTETISTTMENSVKSGKGAAAMIPGPQTVATEIRSLSPTVKGGFSETRIEKRIIITGDEDVDQDQALALAIKEAKLQHPDMLVTKAVVYRETDPSPEERDKKPQPCRTTRASQTAMIVEVP, from the exons AGCCTAGACATGGAGGAGAAGGACTACGGTGAGGCCGACGGCCTGTCAGAGAGGACCACGCCCAGCAAGGCCCAGAAATCGCCCCAGAAGATTGCCAAGAAATACAAGAGTGCCATCTGCCGAGTCACTCTGCTCGATGCCTCTGAGTATGAGTGTGAGGTGGAG aAACATGGCCGGGGCCAGGTGCTATTTGACCTGGTCTGTGAGCACCTCAACCTCCTGGAGAAGGACTACTTTGGCCTGACCTTCTGTGATGCTGACAGCCAGAAG AACTGGCTGGACCCCTCCAAGGAAATCAAGAAGCAGATTCGGA GCAGCCCCTGGAATTTTGCCTTCACAGTCAAGTTCTACCCCCCTGACCCTGCTCAGCTGACCGAAGACATCACAAG ATACTACCTGTGCCTGCAGCTGCGGGCGGACATCATCACGGGCCGGCTGCCCTGCTCCTTCGTCACGCATGCCCTGCTGGGCTCCTACGCTGTGCAGGCTGAGCTGGGTGACTATGATGCTGAGGAGCATGTGGGCAACTATGTCAGCGAGCTCCGCTTCGCCCCTAACCAGACCcgggagctggaggagaggatCATGGAGCTGCACAAGACGTATAG GGGCATGACCCCAGGAGAAGCAGAAATCCACTTCCTAGAGAATGCGAAGAAGCTTTCCATGTATGGAGTAGACCTGCACCATGCCAAG GACTCTGAGGGCATCGACATCATGTTAGGAGTCTGTGCCAATGGCCTGCTTATCTACCGGGACCGGCTGAGAATCAACCGCTTCGCCTGGCCCAAGATTCTCAAGATCTCCTACAAGAGGAGTAACTTTTATATCAAGATCCGGCCTGGGGAG TATGAGCAGTTTGAGAGCACAATTGGCTTTAAACTCCCAAACCACCGGTCAGCCAAGAGACTGTGGAAGGTGTGCATCGAGCACCACACGTTCTTCCG GCTGGTGTCCCCTGAGCCCCCACCCAAGGGCTTCCTGGTGATGGGCTCCAAGTTCCGGTATAGTGGGAGGACCCAGGCACAGACCCGCCAGGCCAGCGCCCTCATCGATCGACCTGCACCCTTCTTTGAGCGTTCCTCCAGCAAACGGTACACCATGTCCCGCAGCCTTGATGGAG CAGAGTTCTCCCGTCCAGCCTCAGTCAGTGAGAACCATGACGCAGGACCTGACAGTGACAAGCGGGAAGAGGATGGCGAGTCTGGGGGGCGGCGGTCAGAGGCCGAGGAGGGAGAGCTGAGGACCCCCACCAAGATCAAGGAGCTAAAG CCGGAGCAGGAAACCACGCCGAGACACAAACAGGAG TTCTTAGACAAGCCAGAGGATGTCTTGCTGAAGCACCAGGCCAGCATCAACGAGCTCAAGAGGACCCTGAAGGAACCCAACAGCAAACTGATCCACCGGGATCGAGACTGGGAGCGGGAGCGCAGGCTGCCCTCCTCacccgcctccccctcccccaagggCACCCCTGAGAAAGCCAATGAG agagcagggctgagggagggctcAGAGGAGAAAGTCAAACCACCACGTCCCAAGGCCCCAGAGAGTGACACAGGAGATGAGGACCAAGACCAGGAGAGGGACGCAGTGTTCCTGAAGGACAACCACCTGGCCATTGAGCGCAAGTGCTCCAGCATCACAGTCAGCTCCACGTCCAGCCTGGAGGCTGAGGTCGACTTCACAGTCATTGGTGACTACCATGGCAGCGCCTTCGAAGACTTCTCCCGCAGCCTGCCTGAGCTCGACCGAGACAAAAGCGACTCGGAACCCGAGGGCCTGGTGTTCTCCCGGGATCTCAACAAGGGGGGCCCTGGTCAGGATGACGAGTCAGGGGGCATCGAGGACAGCCCGGATCGAGGGGCCTGCTCTACCCTGGATATGCCCCAGTTTGAG CCTGTGAAAACGGAAACCATGACTGTCAGCAGCCTGGCCATCAGGAAGAAGATCGAGCCGGAGGCTGTACTGCAGACCAGAGTCAGCACTGTGGACACCAGCCAG GTTGATGGCACTGCCCCAGGGGGGAAGGAGTTCATGCCAACCACTCCCTCCATCACCACGGAGACCATATCAACCACCATG GAGAACAGTGTCAAGTCCGGGAAGGGGGCAGCTGCCATGATCCCAGGCCCACAGACGGTGGCCACGGAAATCCGTTCTCTTTCTCCG ACTGTGAAAGGAGGGTTTTCTGAGACAAGGATTGAGAAGCGAATCATCATTACTGGGGACGAAGATGTTGATCAAGACCAG GCCCTggctttggccatcaaggaggccaAACTGCAGCATCCTGACATGCTGGTAACCAAAGCTGTCGTATACAGAGAAACAGACCCATCCCCAGAGGAGAGGGACAAGAAGCCACAG